The Bubalus kerabau isolate K-KA32 ecotype Philippines breed swamp buffalo chromosome X, PCC_UOA_SB_1v2, whole genome shotgun sequence genome has a segment encoding these proteins:
- the LOC129640207 gene encoding 60S ribosomal protein L31-like, producing MALAKKWSRKGHLAMNKIVTREYTINTHKCIQRVAFKKCAPGVLKWIQKSAMKKMETPDVHIDTSLSKAVWLKGISNVSHHVHVLLIRKCNEHEESHQLYTLVSHVPLTTLKNLQLMWMRTNQ from the coding sequence ATGGCTCTTGCAAAGAAGTGGAGCAGGAAGGGCCATCTTGCAATGAACAAGATAGTGACCAGAGAATACACCATCAACACACACAAGTGCATCCAGAGAGTGGCCTTCAAGAAGTGTGCTCCTGGGGTACTCAAATGGATCCAGAAATCTGCCATGAAGAAGATGGAAACTCCAGATGTGCACATTGACACCAGTCTTAGTAAAGCTGTCTGGCTCAAAGGAATAAGCAATGTTTCACACCACGTCCACGTCCTCTTGATCAGAAAATGTAATGAGCATGAAGAGTCACATCAGCTCTATACACTGGTTAGCCATGTACCTCTCACAACTTTAAAAAACCTACAGTTAATGTGGATGAGGACTAACCAATGA